Genomic DNA from Haloplanus aerogenes:
CGCCGCTGGCGGACGCTCGGCCGACCGGCAACGTGAACGTCACGGTCGAGAATGGAGGGTCGATCGAAACGACGTACTCGCTGGTCGTGGACCGCAACCAGGCGGGCTTCCGGACCGCCGTCGACACGGCGAACTATCCCACCCAGTGTACGCCGCCGTCATCGACGTACGCGTCGACTGACGCCGGCGACCCGTACACGACGCCGGCCGTCTACGCCGCCACGGCGCGGATCAGCGTCGCGACGCAGGACCTCGACTACGGACGGGATGTCCGCGCGGCCCCCGGTGAAGTCGGTTCGCCGGCGAGCGAACCGACCTTCACGGAGTTCAGCGTCACACAGTCGGGGAACGATTTCGACGTCAACTGGACCAGCACCGACCCGAACGGCGACATCGACCACGTCGACGTTCGGATGTACTACGTGACCAACGGCACGCTCTACGGCGACACACTCGGTGCGCCCGCGGACGGGTCGACGACGTTCAAGGACGTGCCGAGTGGGTACCAGTACTACGTCAACGGGACGGTGGCGGACGACGCCACGTCGACACGGCGCGTGAGCGAGGTGGTGTGTTCGTGATCCGTCGTGACCGCCGGGCCACGTCGACGGCGCTCGGCTACGTCCTGTCGCTCGGCATTTCGGCCATCCTCATCTCCGGGCTGATCGTCGCCGGCGGCGGGTTGATGGAGAGCCAGCGCGACCAGTCCGCCCGGATCGAACTGCAGGTGATCGGCCAGACCGTCGCCGACGACCTGTCGAGCGCCGCTCGCCTCGCGGACTGTGACTCCTGTGAGGTTCGCCTGCGCATCGACGTGCCGTCTCGTGTCGCCGGCGAGTCGTACCTGATCCAGGTCGACGAGATAGATGGGTCTCCGCCCGCCTACCGCTACCGACTCACGCTATCGACCGGTCGGTCGAACGTGGCGGTCGACGTCTCCGTTCGGACGAGCGTGCCGGTCGCGGAGACGAGCGTCGCTGGCGGGACGATGATCGTCGACTACGACGCGGGACAGTTGGAGGTGCGGAATGACTGACGACCGTGCCGTCAGCGACGTGTTGAGTTTCATCCTCGTGTTCTCGCTGATCACGGCGTCCGTCGGCATCGTGACTGTGGTCGGTCTCGGGAGTCTGCAGGACGCGCGCAA
This window encodes:
- a CDS encoding DUF7266 family protein; translated protein: MIRRDRRATSTALGYVLSLGISAILISGLIVAGGGLMESQRDQSARIELQVIGQTVADDLSSAARLADCDSCEVRLRIDVPSRVAGESYLIQVDEIDGSPPAYRYRLTLSTGRSNVAVDVSVRTSVPVAETSVAGGTMIVDYDAGQLEVRND